Proteins co-encoded in one Apteryx mantelli isolate bAptMan1 chromosome 4, bAptMan1.hap1, whole genome shotgun sequence genomic window:
- the PAPLN gene encoding papilin, whose product MEEWEKSLAKDQGDADLKERKYVEAAVTWAVPLGPRIKRQFDVWGSWGEWGECSRSCGGGVSFRQRRCYSQRTEGGSSCSGPTQSYRSCNIQSCPEGSRDFRAEQCAEFDGTEFQGKKYKWLPYYGATNKCELNCIPKGENFYYRHKEAVVDGTTCEPGKRDICVEGVCQAVGCDNMLDSAKKEDKCLQCGGDGSTCYRVKGNFDVASLPKGYSQIFIIPMGATSIHIKEVMPSRNFLAVKNVRGKYYLNGHWTIDFSQALHIASTVMHYDRGSEGDLAPELLHARGPTTEPLVIELISQEPNPGVQYEYYLPVQGPSSGYSWSYSSWSECSSECGGGFQSRLVFCTIDNEIYPDYMCRNKPQPDNNRTCGRQACPQTKRTSRIYLPQAWNHSGAQTSQMKRWKTGDWGSCSATCGGGTQTRSVYCVAYDGQSSQGVVDNAECMAFAQQPRSSQPCNMRQCATWSTGPWSECSASCGEGVQTRTVTCRTQHGSRAQDFACLVEPKPSATQPCLQENCIQEIGWHVGDWGLCSKSCDSGIRTRQVICADSDSKFYSPETCKAIQPQKPATLGSCNVQPCYLPQQVPSTQDTMGYDVTRQSLLTRYNPDSPATGVLSPDSGDERMLPGSSMVHSSSGNHHIQSTEDRGTNFLPIRWESQSRSSGSRQLSFPQDLAAGTGSQDCYRSPHGCCPDGHTPASGPLGRGCPFGTCQRSRYGCCPDGISSARGPNNMGCPQYYSDVQVNRSQPTAAAPTASQALSQQHPSGKCRGSMYGCCFDNISSASGPRGEGCLNRPSYPFPVVCLLPSAHGPCMDWTTRWYFVAVVGQCNRFWYGGCHGNKNSFASEEDCMRACQDSAGVSPLERQHGPRAGTLQRQHADSHTRPGDARGQQQPSLRESASHSQEGGAYGASHPTQDSHRVDSWRSDVLPEYLPRTDVLDSQRWAVWHAEGDGERRLGHLSQETVSKHSERQSGSGRQALPHEGEQWPKALGADASMIEGLGHQASAGSFPAQALHRAILEEGRPSLVTAAVGQNIQLFCKTGTFPFSRVEWMKDGRPVSSDRHTYQSDSSLVISHIKSEDTGIYTCLIFNGRTERPERRQIQLQIIEYQGAVLAESEKGWVIHKENEQHRELPRGSKIVQAASSSMHQQFTYRLIMDKREPSVVEANVGERVRLPCTVEASPTLIIEWQKDGQPLSSPRHRQQSDGALVISRVSSEDIGFFTCIASNGRDQDQHQVLFRPLGELRITGLLPSITVPEGETAQLHCTVTGSSVNIRWSRNGVPMRADGHHIHLSQDGRLIISNVQEADEGSYTCSAYSSSNSVSASTEVKVMRSRPSTAVNHVVDLSRECVDQPHLANCDLILQAQLCSNEYYSSFCCASCSRYQPQAGPPHHHG is encoded by the exons GGCGCTGCTATTCCCAAAG gACAGAAGGTGGTTCCAGTTGCAGTGGACCAACTCAAAGCTATCGCTCATGCAATATTCAG AGCTGCCCAGAAGGTTCCCGGGATTTTCGGGCAGAGCAATGCGCAGAGTTTGATGGGACAGAATTCCAAGGAAAGAAATACAAGTGGCTCCCATATTATGGAG CAACCAATAAGTGTGAGTTAAACTGTATTCCCAAGGGAGAAAACTTTTACTACAGGCACAAGGAAGCAGTGGTAGATGGGACTACATGTGAACCTGGCAAGCGGGACATCTGTGTAGAGGGAGTCTGTCAG GCCGTTGGCTGTGATAACATGCTGGACTCTGCCAAGAAGGAGGACAAGTGCCTGCAATGTGGAGGAGATGGCAGTACCTGCTATAGAGTGAAAGGCAATTTTGATGTAGCCAGCCTCCCCAAAG gCTACAGTCAGATCTTCATCATCCCCATGGGAGCCACCAGCATCCACATTAAGGAGGTTATGCCCAGCAGGAACTTTCTGG CTGTCAAGAACGTGCGAGGGAAGTATTATCTGAATGGGCATTGGACAATCGACTTCAGCCAAGCACTGCACATAGCTAGCACAGTAATGCACTATGATCGTGGCTCAGAAGGTGATCTGGCCCCAGAACTCCTCCATGCCAGGGGCCCCACCACAGAACCATTAGTCATTGAG CTCATCAGTCAGGAGCCAAACCCAGGGGTACAGTATGAATACTACCTGCCAGTGCAAGGACCGAGCTCAGGTTACAGCTGGAGCTACAGTTCCTGGAGTGAGTGCAGCTCTGAATGTGGAGGAG GTTTTCAGTCGCGCTTGGTATTTTGCACCATAGACAACGAAATTTATCCTGACTATATGTGCAGGAATAAACCACAACCAGACAATAACCGGACATGTGGCCGTCAGGCTTGTCCCCAGACCAAACG GACTTCTCGCATCTATCTGCCGCAAGCCTGGAACCACAGTGGAGCACAGACCTCTCAGATGAAGAG GTGGAAAACAGGGGACTGGGGATCCTGCTCAGCTACCTGTGGTGGAGGCACCCAGACCCGCTCTGTCTACTGTGTGGCCTACGATGGTCAGAGCTCCCAAGGAGTGGTGGATAATGCTGAGTGCATGGCCTTTGCACAGCAGCCTCGCAGCAGTCAGCCCTGCAACATGAGGCAATGTGCAACCTGGAGCACAGGGCCCTGGTCAGAG TGCTCGGCCAGCTGTGGGGAAGGTGTCCAGACCCGGACTGTCACCTGTAGAACGCAGCATGGCTCTCGGGCTCAGGACTTTGCTTGCCTGGTGGAGCCAAAGCCATCAGCCACCCAGCCCTGCCTTCAGGAGAACTGCATCCAGGAAATTGGCTGGCACGTTGGAGATTGGGGCCTG TGTTCGAAAAGCTGCGACTCAGGCATCCGGACACGCCAAGTCATCTGCGCTGACAGCGACTCCAAGTTCTACAGTCCTGAGACGTGCAAAGCCATCCAGCCGCAGAAACCAGCCACACTGGGTAGCTGCAACgtgcagccctgctacctgccacAGC AGGTCCCCAGTACGCAGGACACTATGGGATATGATGTCACCCGCCAGTCCTTGCTGACACGTTACAACCCAGACAGCCCTGCCACAG GAGTTCTCTCCCCAGATTCTGGTGATGAAAGGATGCTCCCTGGGAGCTCCATGGTCCATAGTAGCTCTGGGAATCACCACATTCAGTCTACCGAGGACCGCGGCACCAACTTCTTGCCGATTCGCTGGGAATCCCAGTCACGCTCATCGGGTTCCCGACAGCTCAGCTTCCCTCAGGACCTCGCTGCAGGGACTGGCTCTCAGGACTGCTATCGGAGCCCCCATGGCTGCTGTCCGGATGGGCACACTCCAGCTTCAGGTCCTTTGGGGAGAGGTTGCCCCTTTGGCACCTGTCAACGGAGCAG GTATGGATGCTGTCCTGATGGAATATCATCTGCCCGGGGTCCAAACAACATGGGATGCCCACAATATTACAGTGATGTTCAAGTGAACAGAAGTCAGCCCACTGCAGCCGCTCCAACA GCAAGCCAAGCCTTGTCCCAGCAGCACCCCTCAGGCAAATGCCGCGGTTCGAtgtatggctgctgttttgacAACATCTCTTCAGCTTCAGGCCCTCGAGGGGAAGGATGTCTCAATAGGCCCAGCTACC CCTTTCCTGTCGTTTGCCTGCTGCCCAGTGCCCACGGCCCCTGCATGGACTGGACCACTCGCTGGTACTTTGTGGCTGTTGTTGGCCAGTGCAACCGGTTCTGGTACGGCGGCTGTCATGGCAATAAGAACAGTTTTGCCTCAGAGGAGGACTGCATGAGGGCATGCCAGGACTCTGCAGGAGTCAGTCCCCTGGAGCGCCAGCACGGTCCTCGCGCAGGGACCCTGCAGCGCCAGCATGCTGATTCCCACACTCGCCCAGGGGATGCTCGGGGCCAGCAGCAGCCATCCCTGAGAGAGTCTGCAAGCCACAGCCAAGAAGGAGGAGCCTATGGGGCTTCACACCCCACACAAGACAGCCACAGGGTGGACAGCTGGAGAAGTGATGTGCTGCCAGAGTATTTGCCAAGGACTGATGTGCTGGACAGCCAGCGCTGGGCTGTCTGGCATGCTGAAGGTGATGGAGAAAGGAGACTGGGCCACCTGAGCCAGGAAACAGTGTCCAAGCACTCAGAGAGGCAGAGTGGCAGTGGCCGGCAAGCACTGCCCCATGAAGGTGAACAGTGGCCTAAGGCTTTGGGAGCAGATGCTTCTATGATAGAGGGACTTGGGCACCAGGCATCtgcaggctccttcccagcacAAGCTCTGCACAG agcCATCCTGGAGGAAGGCAGGCCTTCTCTTgtgacagcagctgtgggacaaAACATCCAGCTGTTCTGCAAGACAGGCACATTCCCCTTCTCCAGAGTGGAGTGGATGAAGGATGGGCGGCCGGTCTCCTCCGACAG GCATACCTACCAGTCTGACAGCTCCTTGGTGATCAGCCACATCAAGTCGGAGGACACAGGGATTTACACGTGCCTCATTTTCAACGGGAGGACGGAGAGACCGGAGAGACGACAGATTCAGTTACAGATCATAG aGTACCAGGGTGCTGTTCTGGCAGAGAGTGAGAAAGGTTGGGTCATTCACAAGGAAAATGAGCAACATCGAGAGCTACCCAGAGGCAGTAAAATTGTACAGGCAGCCAGTTCCTCCATGCATCAACAATTCACATATAG ATTGATAATGGATAAGAGAGAGCCCTCGGTAGTGGAGGCCAATGTCGGGGAGAGAGTCAGACTGCCCTGCACAGTGGAAGCGTCGCCCACTCTCATCATTGAGTGGCAGAAAGatgggcagcccctctcctctcccag GCACAGGCAGCAGTCAGATGGAGCCCTGGTGATCAGCCGGGTCAGCTCTGAAGATATTGGCTTCTTCACCTGCATCGCCTCGAATGGACGTGACCAGGACCAGCACCAGGTCCTGTTTCGACCTCTAG GAGAGCTGAGGATCACTGGTCTTCTGCCAAGCATCACGGTACCTGAGGGAGAGACTGCCCAACTTCATTGCACAGTGACCGGCAGCAGTGTGAATATACGGTGGTCAAG GAATGGCGTCCCAATGCGGGCAGATGGCCACCACATCCACCTGTCCCAGGATGGAAGACTGATCATAAGCAACGTTCAAGAGGCTGATGAGGGATCCTACACATGCAGCGCCTACAGCAGCAGCAACTCCGTCAGTGCCAGCACGGAGGTGAAAGTGATGAGGAGCAGGCCTAGCA CAGCTGTGAATCATGTTGTGGACCTGAGCAGAGAGTGCGTGGACCAGCCACACCTCGCCAACTGTGATCTGATCCTGCAGGCCCAGCTCTGCAGTAACGAATACTACTCCAGCTTCTGCTGTGCCAGCTGTTCTCGCTACCAACCGCAGGCCGGCCCTCCTCATCACCACGGGTGA